Genomic window (Nitrosophilus kaiyonis):
GATTGCAATATTTTTTAATTTCACAATATGCCTCTTTTAATGTTAAACCTGTTGTAACAATATCATCTATTAAAACAATATCTACATTTTTTGGTCCATTATATATAAAATCTCTTGTATTTTTAATTCTATATTCATAGCTTTTACCAGAATAAGTAATTCTGTTTTTTGCAACTAACTTATTATATAATGGAATAAAAGTTTTGCTTTTTAAACTATTCGATAGAATAGCAGTATGAGAATATTGATCTATTTTTTTACTCTCTATTGAAAGGGCATATATTTTTTCTTCACTTTTAAATTCATTGGAAAATTTTTTAAAAGAGTTTTGTGCTAATATCTCAAAAATAAAACTTCCAATAAAATGGTGTTTTGTTTTTATTAACTCTTCAATCTCTTTATATTTATAAAAAGAGTAAACATAAAAATCTTTTGCAATTTCTCTTTTAATTAATTTTGGTGTTAAAAACTCTTTTTGACAGCTATTACAGATAAGTTTTAATGAAAATCTTTCACATATAAGGCATCTCAAACTAACTCTTTAAGATTTTATATACTTGAACAACTGCCTCATCTATTAGTTTTTTTGTAAAATCTTCTATACTTTTTGCACTATTTATTGGAGCTATCCAGCGGCTTTCCTTTAGATCTATAATTCTAACTTTTTTAACACCATCTTTTTCAAATTCAACTTTTAT
Coding sequences:
- a CDS encoding ComF family protein, encoding MRCLICERFSLKLICNSCQKEFLTPKLIKREIAKDFYVYSFYKYKEIEELIKTKHHFIGSFIFEILAQNSFKKFSNEFKSEEKIYALSIESKKIDQYSHTAILSNSLKSKTFIPLYNKLVAKNRITYSGKSYEYRIKNTRDFIYNGPKNVDIVLIDDIVTTGLTLKEAYCEIKKYCNPLFALTLADARN